The Niallia alba genome includes a window with the following:
- a CDS encoding DUF2800 domain-containing protein, which yields MSDHAVLSASGSHRWLNCLPSARLELEFENNESNAAAEGTAAHALCEHKLKKALHMRSKRPVSVYNSDEMEEHSDAYVEFVMEQFELAKQSCTDPLILIEQRLDFSCYVPQGFGTGDCIIIGDKKLHIIDFKYGMGVLVDAAGNPQMKLYALGALEIYDSLYDIEEVSMTIFQPRRENVSTWTIPVNELKDWAENELRPKAKKAYEGEGNYLPGEWCTFCRAAVKCRARAEEKLKLAQMEFKLPPLLTDSEIEEVLSKLSDLTKWANEIIAYATDAAVNQGKEWHGFKVVEGRSIRKYKDEEAVAEAAKANGYNDIYRQSLITLTEMQKLMGKSKFQEILGGLIHKPPGKPTLVPLSDKRPAMNISNVKNEFNEITEELEYE from the coding sequence ATGAGTGATCACGCAGTACTTTCCGCATCGGGGTCCCATAGGTGGCTGAATTGCCTTCCATCTGCAAGATTGGAACTAGAATTTGAAAATAACGAATCCAATGCAGCTGCTGAAGGCACCGCCGCCCATGCTCTTTGTGAACACAAACTTAAAAAAGCACTTCACATGAGAAGTAAAAGGCCAGTCTCGGTGTATAACTCTGATGAAATGGAAGAACACAGCGATGCCTATGTTGAATTTGTAATGGAGCAGTTTGAATTGGCAAAACAAAGCTGTACGGACCCGTTAATACTTATTGAACAACGTCTTGATTTTTCCTGCTATGTACCACAGGGGTTCGGAACTGGTGACTGCATCATCATTGGCGATAAAAAGCTTCATATTATCGATTTTAAGTACGGCATGGGTGTGTTAGTAGATGCAGCAGGAAACCCACAGATGAAATTGTACGCCCTTGGAGCTTTGGAAATCTACGATAGCTTGTATGACATCGAAGAGGTTTCCATGACCATCTTCCAACCTCGCAGGGAAAATGTCAGCACATGGACAATCCCGGTAAATGAATTAAAAGACTGGGCAGAAAACGAGCTTAGACCAAAGGCCAAAAAAGCTTATGAAGGCGAAGGTAACTACCTTCCAGGTGAATGGTGTACATTCTGTCGAGCGGCTGTTAAATGCCGTGCAAGAGCAGAAGAAAAGCTGAAATTAGCACAGATGGAATTTAAACTGCCTCCCCTGCTTACGGATTCCGAAATTGAGGAAGTTCTCTCTAAACTGTCCGACCTTACAAAGTGGGCAAATGAAATCATTGCTTATGCGACGGATGCTGCCGTTAATCAAGGGAAAGAGTGGCACGGCTTTAAGGTAGTCGAGGGCAGGTCTATCCGTAAATATAAGGACGAAGAGGCCGTGGCTGAAGCAGCCAAGGCAAATGGCTATAATGATATCTATCGTCAGAGTCTTATTACCCTTACGGAAATGCAGAAGCTGATGGGTAAATCGAAATTTCAAGAAATCCTCGGTGGTCTCATACATAAACCACCAGGTAAGCCAACGCTGGTTCCACTTTCGGATAAGAGGCCAGCTATGAATATATCAAACGTAAAAAACGAATTTAATGAAATAACGGAGGAATTAGAATATGAATAA
- a CDS encoding DUF2815 family protein → MNNQNRTKVVTSINTRLSYFHGWEPVSINGGAEKYSVSVLIPKTDKETINAINAAVDAAIEEGIAKFGGKKPNKAAIKLPLRDGDVERDDEAYKGHYFVNANSKTPPQIVDKAVRPILDRNEVYSGCYARVSLNFYAFNSNGNKGVACGLGNIQKIRDGELLGGRTNAADDFTTIDDDDFLA, encoded by the coding sequence ATGAATAATCAAAACAGAACGAAGGTTGTTACAAGCATCAACACACGTCTTAGCTATTTTCACGGTTGGGAACCCGTATCCATCAATGGCGGAGCGGAAAAGTACAGCGTATCCGTATTGATTCCCAAAACAGATAAGGAAACCATCAATGCTATCAATGCAGCAGTAGATGCAGCCATTGAAGAGGGCATTGCAAAGTTTGGTGGTAAAAAGCCGAATAAGGCGGCTATTAAACTGCCACTTCGAGATGGTGACGTAGAACGTGATGACGAGGCTTACAAAGGACATTACTTTGTAAATGCCAACAGCAAGACTCCACCCCAAATAGTAGATAAAGCGGTTAGACCTATCCTGGATCGTAACGAGGTTTACAGCGGTTGTTATGCAAGAGTATCCCTAAATTTCTACGCTTTTAACTCTAATGGCAATAAGGGTGTAGCATGTGGTCTTGGCAACATCCAGAAGATAAGAGATGGAGAGCTTTTAGGTGGAAGAACCAATGCAGCTGATGATTTCACAACTATTGATGATGATGATTTTCTAGCATAA
- a CDS encoding DNA polymerase, giving the protein MNSISIDIETFSSANLQKSGVYRYAESDDFEILLFGYSVDGGEVQVVDLASGEEIPDEIINALMDDSVTKWAFNAMFERVCLSKWLNLTEYLNPASWKCSMIWSAYMGLPLSLEGVGAVLGLEKQKLTEGKDLIKYFCTPCSPTKSNGGRVRNLPEHDMDKWERFKVYNIRDVESEMSIQQKLSKFQVPENIWEEYHLDQVINDRGIAIDMTFVKQAVEMDEHSREKLMATMQDITNLENPNSVQQMKDWLADNGLETDTLGKKAVAEMLKTAPEPLGTVLELRQQLAKSSVKKYTAMENAVCSDGRARGMFQFYGANRTGRFSGRLIQLQNLPQNHMPDLEQARALVRSGNFDALTLLYDSIPEVLSELIRTAFIPREGMKFIVADFSAIEARVIAWLASEKWRIDVFQNGGDIYCASASQMFNVPVEKHGVNGHLRQKGKIAELALGYGGSVGALKSMGALEMGIEEEELQPLVTAWRQSNPNITKLWWDVDRAVKTCVKQKTPTETHGIKFIYQSGMLFIVLPSGRRLAYVKPRMGENMFGGESVTYEGVGGTKKWERIDSYGPKFVENIVQAISRDILCHAMQTLKNCSIVAHVHDEIIIEADMGMSLSAICEQMARTPTWANGLLLSADGYECQFYQKD; this is encoded by the coding sequence ATGAATTCTATTTCTATTGATATTGAAACATTTAGTAGTGCCAACCTTCAAAAGTCTGGAGTTTACCGTTATGCAGAGAGTGATGATTTTGAAATTCTACTATTTGGTTATTCGGTGGATGGCGGTGAAGTACAGGTGGTTGACCTTGCCAGTGGGGAGGAAATCCCCGATGAAATTATAAACGCACTTATGGATGATTCCGTTACCAAGTGGGCTTTCAATGCAATGTTTGAGCGTGTATGTCTATCAAAATGGCTTAACCTTACTGAATATCTTAACCCCGCATCCTGGAAATGTTCCATGATATGGTCGGCATATATGGGATTACCTCTTTCTTTGGAGGGAGTCGGTGCAGTTCTAGGTTTGGAGAAACAAAAGCTAACAGAGGGTAAAGACCTCATCAAATATTTCTGTACACCTTGCTCCCCTACAAAGTCTAATGGTGGTCGAGTTCGTAATTTACCAGAACACGACATGGATAAATGGGAGCGGTTTAAAGTATATAACATTCGCGATGTGGAATCCGAGATGTCAATACAACAGAAATTATCCAAGTTTCAAGTACCAGAGAACATCTGGGAGGAATATCATCTCGACCAGGTAATCAATGATCGTGGCATTGCCATTGACATGACTTTCGTAAAACAGGCTGTAGAGATGGATGAACATTCTCGTGAAAAGCTAATGGCTACGATGCAAGATATAACTAATTTGGAGAATCCAAACTCTGTACAACAAATGAAAGACTGGCTTGCCGACAATGGGCTAGAAACAGATACCCTTGGTAAAAAAGCGGTTGCTGAGATGTTAAAGACGGCTCCTGAACCACTAGGCACTGTTTTGGAACTTCGCCAGCAGCTTGCAAAATCATCGGTGAAAAAATACACGGCAATGGAAAATGCGGTATGTAGTGACGGTCGTGCAAGAGGAATGTTTCAGTTTTACGGAGCCAACAGAACCGGCAGATTCTCTGGCAGGCTGATTCAGTTGCAAAATCTCCCCCAAAACCATATGCCCGATTTGGAACAGGCTCGTGCTTTAGTTCGAAGCGGAAACTTTGATGCTCTTACTTTACTCTATGATTCAATCCCAGAGGTACTGTCGGAACTTATCCGTACTGCTTTTATACCGCGAGAAGGTATGAAGTTCATTGTGGCAGATTTTTCAGCGATTGAGGCTCGCGTCATTGCTTGGCTTGCAAGTGAAAAATGGAGAATAGATGTATTCCAAAACGGCGGTGACATCTACTGTGCCAGTGCCTCTCAGATGTTTAATGTACCTGTTGAAAAGCATGGTGTGAACGGTCACCTTCGTCAGAAAGGGAAAATAGCCGAACTTGCCCTCGGTTATGGTGGATCTGTTGGAGCATTAAAATCAATGGGTGCTTTGGAGATGGGAATTGAAGAAGAGGAACTTCAGCCCCTTGTAACGGCTTGGAGACAATCCAATCCCAATATCACAAAACTTTGGTGGGATGTTGACCGTGCAGTAAAAACTTGTGTTAAGCAAAAAACTCCTACAGAGACACACGGCATTAAATTTATCTATCAAAGTGGAATGCTCTTTATTGTCCTCCCCTCTGGTAGACGGCTTGCCTATGTGAAACCTCGTATGGGAGAGAATATGTTTGGCGGTGAGTCGGTTACTTACGAAGGGGTCGGTGGGACGAAGAAATGGGAAAGAATCGATAGCTATGGACCCAAATTTGTAGAGAATATTGTTCAGGCAATCAGTCGTGACATTTTGTGTCATGCCATGCAGACATTAAAGAATTGTTCTATTGTGGCTCATGTACACGATGAAATTATCATCGAGGCAGATATGGGAATGTCACTTTCCGCTATCTGTGAACAG